The following proteins come from a genomic window of Candidatus Poribacteria bacterium:
- the prmC gene encoding peptide chain release factor N(5)-glutamine methyltransferase, which produces MPSKIWRVVDLLDWTVGYFQQHGIPNPRLDAEVLLGHLLEKSRLQLYLHFEMPVFQEHLTPFRELIKKRIAHTPVSYLTNRKEFMSLDFYVDERVLIPRPETEQLVETILTTETRDIQRLLELGTGSGVIATSLAVQHPEWEIVATDISESALAVARKNAETHACAARIKFLSGDLFEPIEAINANGNAQFDWIVCNPPYIKNTERDALRPDVRDYEPEIALFAGDDGLDVIRRLIAEAPKYLAPSGKLILEIGATQADTVRTLLETESAYETYELFKDYAEKERVVLANVS; this is translated from the coding sequence ATGCCGAGTAAAATATGGCGCGTAGTGGATCTACTCGATTGGACAGTGGGATACTTCCAACAGCACGGCATCCCAAATCCGAGATTAGATGCCGAGGTGTTGCTTGGACACTTGCTCGAAAAAAGTCGCTTGCAGCTTTATCTCCACTTTGAAATGCCTGTCTTTCAGGAACACCTCACACCCTTCCGAGAACTCATAAAAAAGAGAATCGCGCATACACCGGTGAGTTACCTCACGAATCGCAAGGAGTTTATGTCCTTAGATTTCTATGTGGATGAACGGGTCCTCATTCCGCGCCCGGAGACCGAACAGCTCGTTGAAACGATTCTCACAACAGAAACCAGGGATATCCAACGTTTACTGGAACTCGGTACAGGGAGCGGTGTAATTGCGACGAGTCTTGCGGTGCAACACCCAGAATGGGAGATCGTCGCAACGGATATCTCTGAATCCGCTCTCGCCGTTGCTCGAAAGAACGCTGAAACACACGCCTGCGCAGCGCGAATTAAGTTTTTGTCTGGAGACCTGTTTGAACCGATAGAAGCAATAAACGCGAATGGGAACGCGCAATTTGATTGGATTGTCTGCAATCCGCCTTATATCAAAAATACAGAGCGTGATGCGTTGCGTCCGGATGTCCGGGACTATGAACCGGAGATCGCCCTCTTTGCTGGAGATGACGGTCTTGACGTTATTCGTCGATTAATTGCTGAGGCACCTAAATACCTCGCACCGAGTGGGAAACTTATCCTTGAAATTGGGGCAACACAAGCCGATACCGTTCGGACGCTTCTTGAGACTGAATCTGCGTATGAGACGTACGAGTTGTTCAAAGACTATGCAGAGAAGGAGCGCGTCGTTCTGGCGAATGTCTCATAG